The genomic DNA GACACCCAAACTCGCTATACCAACTGTGACGTATAATATGGTGGATAGTTTGTAACCCAACGCACATTAGTGTGATATATCGTTATTAGCGATTCAAGGTATCAAACGCTTAACTATCAGCTTAGTAATATCAGAATAATCAATCCTTCATCCGTATACATACCCTCAATCCCATTCAGTTTtcctgatcaatcatatcaatcCCAACATGTCGGTGGTTCCAACTTCGAACGGTGGTCATGGTGTGGGGACGATACCGGAAGctacagatgaagaaggtatccCGGACGATACGAAAACAGTGAGTTAACTTCGTGTCGACGTTATTCACCTGTTTATATCGAGTCTTTACTGACATGATCATCTGCGATCCAGAACCAAGCAACAAGTAAAGTCGTAAACGTCAAAGATCTTCCATACATGTTCGATACCctcaaaccaccttcttctacccATACTCACGCTCTTGGTACCCCATCGCTCTCTTCCCAAAATTCCACTCCGGAATCAGAGGCTGAACCAGTCAGTCCTCCCAACCTCTCGCACCTTCAACACGCCAAACAGGATTACCACCCATCGCCTCTTGGAGGTAGTGAAGCTCATCGGTCTCTAAATGGTGGACACGATCATGCTCGTCCCCCTCTCAGTTCAAGTCTCGCTACTGTCGGAAGTACAGATTCACCTAAagtccatcatcctcaacctggCTTACCTGATacctcatttccattcccaaACTGTAAGCatcacttcctctccttttcctcttaTGTCTTGTCTAACATTGTTATAATGGACTTTAGTCCGCCCTCTCCCATCAACTACcaattcacctcatccagGTCACTCTATGAATATTCCGCCACCTCCTGTCAGCGGATTGACCTCCGCTCAGATGTCAAGAGCCAACTCATCCGCATCGGTCTACGCTGGATCGCACCATACCCACGAAAAACATCCCGAGGGTCAAACTCGATCTTCCAGAGCTCATACCACTACAAGTAAACCCACGATGTTAGGTGAACATGGAGCTAAGAAATCATTCTTGCACAAGATGTTTCATCCCAACGAAGCCAAACATGAAGCGAAACTTGCTGCTCATGCTCAAGCACAAGCACAAGCTGAAGCGAAAGCGCATCACGAGAATCTATCTGTCGACGTCTCACGTCAACATTCCAGTAGCGGCTACACCTCGCCCAGAAGTCGttctcctcaacctccaaGTCGAGATGCTACCCGATCACCACCTTTGACTCCCTCTACTCCACCTGCCAACGTATCTGATTCGGATCATTCAAGGCCTCCCTCCAGAGCACCAAGTTTCAGAAGACAGAGTTCTGGTCAGGATCCTCATGCCCAACCTCCTACCGATCGAGATAGGAAGGGCGCTTCCACACCTCCCGTTCCAGCTCCGCCCTTACAGAGAAAGCTTTCCGGGCGATCTGCCTCTCATGGGTCTACAGGTGGTAAAGATAAACCTGTCGCTTTGGTCGGCGGTCAACCTGTTGTTGTGGCGAACAAACAAGAAGTCACTGCCAGCTCCGGTAACAAATTCACTCTCAAAGATCTTGTCGGGCTGGGTGACAACGGACCTAAATTGTCTCGAAAAGCATCTGCCAATGGATCTCAAAAAGGGTCCGATCGGGCATCTACCAAAGCTGGATCAGAATACGGAGGAGGGGACAATGCTTCTACTGTATCGTTATTGAAGAAATACGGTATCTGCGATAAAGCCGCCATTGGAAAAGGTGCGACTGCCGTTGTCAGATTAGCACATAAATGGGATAGACGAGAAGAAAAGCTTTACGCCGTGAAGGAATTccgaaagaggagaaagaacgaAACTGAGAAGGATTACGTCAAGAAGCTCACTTCCGAGTTCTGTATATCATCGACACTCCATCATATGAATGTGGTCGAGACGGTCGACTTGGTTCAGGATGAGCAACATCATTGGTGTGAAGTCATGGAGTACTGTCCAGGTGGTGATCTCTACGCAGCCATTAAAAAAGGTGGAATGTCAAGTTCAGAAGTTGAATGTACCTTCAAGCAGATCTTGCAAGGTATACAATATCTTCATTCGATGGGTGTAGCTCATAgggatatcaaacctgagAATTTATTATTAGACGGTAGAGGTcatgtcaaggtgagttgagcgtTTCTGTTTGTATTCCGTAAATAAAGTAAGTATTCATGCTGATGAGTACGGTGGTCATGTGTAGATTACCGATTTTGGTGTTTCCGATGTATTCAGGATGTGTTGGGAGAAGAAAACACACTTGTCAAAGGGATTGTGCGGATCGGAACCGTATATTGCTCCAGAGTTATTCGATCATAAAGGTGAGTATTACTTATCCTCCATACTATCTGATTTGCCACTGATTTATGGGTCTTGTGTAGAATACGATGCCAGACAAGTAGACGTCTGGGCAGCAGCGATTGTCTTCTACTGTATGCAATTCCAAGAATTGCCATGGAGAGTCGCCAAAACGACCGATCCGACCTTTGCGACTTACCTTTCGACTTACAAAGGAGACGGTACGACTGAAAAACCACCTACACCCGCACCTCTGAATAACCTCATTCCGAGAGAATGCAGGAACGTGGTGAAACATATGTTGGATCCTGATCCTAAAACACGTTGGTCCGTCGATGAGGCGTTGAAAGATAAGTGGTTAGCTTCGGTGGAAGTTTGTGTGGAGGGTCAGAAGAATTCGCATACTCATACTAGTGCAGGCATGGATGTGGTGAAGATTtagtttgttgttgttataGGACGGAGCAGCCGTTGCAGTTtaaatgtatatatacaatagACAGATTTTCTTTCATTCAAAGACATTCTTGTATACATCAATTTTTCCATCACATTAtatttctttttccttcttctacatAGTCAAGGTTCATGTAGATGTTTTCGTGTTTATAGTTTCATACTTTCATTAAATGTTCTCTATACGACTTTTTGACATTATTCTCACTTAATATATATTCACTCGTATGATAATCAAGCGTAAAAGCATGtaaaaggatgttgatgattatCCTACGCGAATAAGCAAGGTGCATGGTCAAGAAGCTGATCGCTCTCCAACTTGCTCGCCCGGAATCAACCCTATGCATATCTCTCGGGCTACGCTGCTGACCATGAGTCggaggaatgaagaaggaagagtaagGAAGGATTCTTGTGAAAACCGTCGTTTTTCTGATTACATAATGTAATCCGCCACTGACTTTTCGTTCGTTCGTCCACATCAGTTTGAGGAACTGTCAATAATGACCAAGTAGGTGGCCAACTTGTTGAttaatcatcatcttccatctatcttcataTCTGCACATCAACCAATATCTATCAGATAGATACATACCCAGTACACTACGATATACCTCGAGACATCAGAACAAACAGACGATAACAACAATCTAAAATGGTatgtacctcctcctccttcttcgcttCGTTCGTCGATCCTCGATTCGGAATCATACTGACCAACTGGAATTGATGTAGTCTAAGCATCACCCAGATTTGCTGATGTGCAGGAGACAACCTGGTATCGGTGAGTAACTTGACTCCATACATTCTTTTCCGCTTGGGAAAAAACGGTCGGTCCTGACCTATAAAGCTGTTGATACTGATTATTTACATTTCAGCTATCGGTCGAATGTGTGAGAAATGTGATGGTAAATGGTAAGTCTATCAATTGTCTTTCCATGTGCCCCTGATTCCTATAGGATCCGGATTGATCGTTGGTCATAGCTATATCTTAATCTCCATAATTTCCTTGTGCTGACCATGATACTCTGTCAAACAGCCCAATATGCGATTCGTACGTTCGACCTATGACGATTGTAAGGATATGCGATGAATGTTCATGTGAGTCTCTATCCCCCTATCTACTACACTCATCAGGTCTATCTATCTAAGTAGTGCTGCAGTGTAGTAGCtgaatttttttttttttgccATTGTGTTATGATAGTCGGAACGGCAGCTGGTAAATGTATTATATGTTCATCACCAGGTGAGTAAGGTTGGTTCCTCTTGACAATCTCAAGGTCCTCGGTCCGAATCGATTTGAATTGGAACAGTAACTGACGACATTTGGTGATCCAATCTGTTCAGCCATATCAGATGCTTACTACTGTACGGAATGTACGAGGTTGGAAAAAGATAGAGACGGTTGTCCGAGAATCATTAATGTGGGTATCTGATTCCTTCTGTCTCTTGAAAGTCAAATCGAATCCAAATCAGttcatctatccatcatacctccttcccccctccttctttccatatcGAATGGACTAATACTGATTTCATTCTTCTCGCGATTTACTACAGATGGGAGCAAGTAGGGTCGATGCATTCTACGAACGAAAGAAACTGGGGTGAGTAATATCCtctcgttcatcatcaattactgtatgtatatatactgacGCCATGGACTCGGTGGTGGTCAATATAGGTTGGAaaaaggtggtggattcaAGAAAGGATAACAATCCGATATACTTCATACTGCATTTCCGTCCCTATTCCTCAATCCGATCCCTTCTCCCACCAAGACTGATATCCATTCCAATCCGATTTTCGTCACCAATTCGATGAATCCATCTTTGAACCTTCATCAAGTCCGTATCGTCATAGAAAACAAAAAACAACGACTTGACGGACTATGCGATATACAGTCGGTGACTGTCCTCATAATTCAGGTATACTATTATACATGATGCAAAATGTAAAAAATGTAAGTATGCAAATAGTGCAATCAAAGGCGATTCAGGTATTATTCGAGCGAAAGGACATAAGAACCTGTGCATATTGTGATTGATCGGGATGATTAACATGATTCGGTGTGTCGATGCTCGAATATCAAGTTGAGATGCGAACGCATTAAGGATATGCGACACCGACTTGTAAGACTTCACAACGATCTTAGGATCTTACATTGAATTGATTTCCaaattttcatcttcctaAACCAGATAAATCAGATATATAATCAACGATGGCTCTGTGCAGAGAAGGTGTATACTGTATGTTGGACGACCTCCTCTTATTGAGATATAGTCGAGGGAAGAGCATGGCTGTTTGTACCACATCATAAAATCTCCTCACACGATCAGACTGAACAAGCAAGCAGACaagtggatgatgaaagagacGAAGATATACATGTTGATCGGCTTCCCTGATTATTTACGCCTACATATAGTAGTATAAGAGAAACAAAGCCTTCgtaaaaaaaaaaataggagtaagaaaagggaagatgtggaagtaTACCCAGAAGTAaggatatcgatcgatatatGAACTCAGAAGGATACCTGTAAAAGGAATAACATAAATGgaaagaaagcgaaagctaAGATTAAATGAAATACTGGGGATGAACCGAACTGTTTGCTGTTGTTCTTTATCTTCGGCCCACTCTTTTTTCGTAATGATGGTTATCGACTTATTTACCTACTCTCGCGAGATCTCCAACGGGGATCAAGAAGTGTGAGGTATCCTTGGTGAGCATACCTGCCAAAGCGGTATACATGGCGATGAAAGCGGTGATCTGTAGTTGTAATTATGCCAAAGTCAGCGATGAGGTGAATATAACGTAACGAAGAAGCCGACTTACAATACCGAAAGCACCACCTGCTTTGTGGGTCGTAGCTGATTCAGTGAATTCACCAGCAGCCCTATTTGAATAAGACACATCGATAGAATTAGCAGATGTAGAGTTTGGATGGTTGGAATTTTACTTACAAAAGCCAGAAGGTAAtatccaagaagaagaacaaagctACCAAAGCCATAGAAGATCTAAGAGATGCGACGAGGAACAAGAAAGTGATGATACCCCATACAGCGAGGTAGAAACCTAATGCGTTGGCAAGCATTCCTTTGTCGGTGTAGGCGGCGGTGACTTGGAATTGGGGGATGTACAGGACTTAATGCAAACAAAAAAGAGAGAGAGTTATCAGTTTTTTGTTCCGGCAGAAAGGAATGATATGATTTCTCGATTGGGAATGCATGCATGATGGCAGTATAACTAACTCACCGGCAAAGGATAACCAGAAACCACCGTAAGATGAGAAAGCAGTAGCACCAAACGTGTTACCACAAGCCCATTCTTCGATTCCGGCAATTAACTGAACCAACCCACCGTAACCTAGGGCCATACCTAGAATTACATTGGGTACTGTGACACCTCTAGCTGAGACGTTGAAGAATGACAAGAGGAGGGTGGTACCGGCGAAACTGAATGGTTGAACAAGAATGTTCTCAGTTTTCATATTCGCCAAGATGTCATAAATGTCATAAAAGGGTATGAAGTATTTATAGAATAGAAAGGATGTCGGTACGGTGCGGTGCGGTAGTCTAAACAACaaacaaaggaaagaagcaaagaaggaaaacGTTGCGTTGAAATACAAATCACATTTGTGGTGGAAGGCTTAGATCGATGAAAGCCAGAATAGAGATAGATTACTCACCCCAATAAACCCAATGGAGCAGGATTGGCAAACTTCCTGTGAAATACTGGGAAAGCAGGTTGACTTGTATCTACTGGATGACCACCGGGAGTGATGAACCTTGCCATGGgtcctccaccacctgtaTATCCAGGTGCGGCGTTGTTGCCATTGTTACCGTTGGTGTAGGTGCCGTCGGTGACGTGGGAATCGTGTCCTGCGAGACCGTGTTCAGCAGCGATTTCGTTCTTGGTAGCCATGTCGCGGGATTATTGAATCGATATTTATTGATTATAATAATAAGAGGGGTCAGAAGATTACAATTGGAATATAGATCGAAGTGGGGCTTTCAACCTAAAGTATGGAGCTTTGGGAATTGTCTGTCAACCTACTAAAATTGAGGATAAACAAATCGCAAAACCACATGCAAGTATAAATATTTTTAAACGAGGTCTGACCCGTGCGATGCGGACCGGTCATTGGGTTATATGGATGATAACCGAacacatcactcacatcacacCAAAAAGGGACCCCACAATCCCCAAGAATTCCATCTTGTCAACATTCCAAGTGTAATCGTAAATTGACACATGATCACCGGCAATGGGTATCAAAACTTGAGTGATGACGGGGTCTGTCTTTAGACTGCACTAGTGTAGTGTTGGTACCACACTCAGCAGTATCACTCCTTGAGTAAGCCATGCAGCAAATTTAAGTGTCGAACATTCCCGATGGACTGGCCCATACGATGATCGTAGCCGGTTAATACAAGCCATCGAGATGCCGTGCACCCAACTATTTGACTTTGACTGTATGGAAGTGTTACATGTCGAGTGTTGGTACTACGGATTCATGAGCACGACCAATCATGCGGAAGATATAGGTAATCCCGTGTGAACGACGTCGACACGTACGTCTAGACTGAGTCTTGTCTGTTAGAGACTTCTTTGAGCCCCGAACAAGGGGTTGGGGTCCCTCTCGTGGTTGCAATTGTGTGTCTAGACGTAACTTGATCGGTTGAAAATCGGTATGGAACAATGGTTCATTACATGTCATAAGTAGATCAACTGAACTTGGCagtcatctttcttttctcatGTTAATTCACATAGACACAGAGCACTGTTTCTGTTTTTCTTGGCAAAGATGTTGTGACTAGGATGCAGTGGCTCAATCGACATACAGTCCGAGTAAACCCTATGAGTACCGGCTGTTCTACTCTGTATTTTATTTTCTGTTTTCTGTAGACTGAGAAGCTGTCTGGATTTCATATGAATTCATCGTCACCTTTTCGCTGTCGTGATGAggagagatgggatgaaataAATGATCGATCCGGTTAAGATCTATAACCATACgcatcccatctcatctcatgtgAGCCAGAAATGGATTTTTCATCGGGCATTGACCAACCATACTTACCATTCTATCGGTTCAGGCGTttgctatatatatacgtgatggtgatggtgaacgGTTAGTATAaggtgtgtgtgtgtgtgtcagGCAGGACTCGTATCTAAATTTGGAAACGGAGAATAATCAATCAAAGGTACCGAAATCGTACCGATCGCCTTGGTCAAAAGATTCCAGCTGAACAGTTTACTGCTACTACGTATATTCAACGGTACCTTACGTTAGGTTGTACAGTCCAGCGATCGTGTCCATGTTCCATTAAGTTCCGTAGGAGTTACATGCAATACATCAATGTTCTCTGCAAACAGAAGggggaaaaaaaaaaaaaatctGAAAACAACTTCTGTAAAGTGTATTTAACGAGAGAATGGAAAGCCCAGATGGAaatgagatcaaagaaatcgTACAGTGAGAAAAGCTATTATCGGGGGGAATGTAATCCCACATTTGGAAAGGATCGGGGATATTCAACATCTTCTGATAATTACGCCGGGATTTGAAGTACCACATCTTTGATATCGCCTTCAATCAGTCGGTCGTCGTACTAGTTATCTGTTCAGGTTGATTCGACGAATCTGtcatttcgatatcttctccattcccaactccattcccattcccattcacctcAGCTGCACTCGTTGTAGGTGCCGTTGAAACAGGTATAGCCGATGAAGTTGAATCAGAAGGTGGTACGGATGAAGCCCAATTTTCAATATTGATCCCTCCAACAGCTCCGTTCGTACTAGTACTAGACGTGCCAAGTCCATTCACCTGAGCGCCAGTACCAGTCATAGGAGCGATCGGCGGTGATCTAGATCTTCTTTTCTTATGAACTGATCCGGAGGCCGATCCCGATCCATTACTATTCTTATAACTCTGACGATGTTTTCTTCCTCCCgttccttcatcttccgaatcaCTCAAGGAGTTCTCATTCTGTTTCTCTTTATCCCATAATCTCATCGGACGACGgacatctttatcttccgTATCTTCAAGTtcgttatcatcttcatcgtcatgtcGCAGTTTCGGTACGTCTATTGAAGGATAACAATGATGGTATGAAGTTCAGGACCTTGAAAGGAAACATCATTGAGAGGATTATAAGCCCCACTCACCCTGCAAAGGCACACTGGGAGCTGCGTTCTTATCTCTCAATACTTCAAATACAGCTTCCTTGACTTTCTGTAGGTATTCGGGCGTATTGTGGTCGGTCATGTTACTCGGTCGAACGTCGAGCTCGTATGTCGGTCCGTAGTATTCCCAGTACTCGTTATTGGGTATATCTGATAAGAAGTGATGCGATCAGTCTTGGATTCTTGTACGTTATACAAGCTTCATGAGCCAAGTACATGACCATATCCCGCACTGTGATAGTACGATGCCGTCCAGTctttgaagaggaagaagggcaCATGGATCAAAGGGGGTAAGGGTATCTGCGAACCGCCCACAGAAAAGGCCCAAAAAGAGAAACACTCACTCTTTTGCAATTCCACCCCAGCCGCCAAGCCCGTTTCATAAGCCCAAGTCCTACTAACGCTCTTAACCGtatatccaccaccaccaagtAAGAGTAAAGGTAAATGGAAGGATTTGACGAATTGTACACAGGCGGCATGACCTTTCATCGACAAGTTGAATGAACCTAATCTATCACCCGACAAGGAATCTGATCCGCACTGGAGGACGATCGCTCCGGGTTGATACCATTCTATCACTCGTTTGATGACCTATAATAACCGCATGACGTTTGAACTTAGCACTTTTGACGACGATTTGGAATAGGGACTGCACTCACAGGTTGGAATATATCCTGATAATTCTGATCATTTATCCCATCTCTCAACGGTACATTCACCGCAtatccttttcctttacctatACCATTATCTCTTACTTCACCGGTCCCAGGGAAAAACTCGCCGTATTTGTGGAAAGAACAAGTCATGACTCTATCGGTGGTGTAAAAAGCT from Kwoniella mangroviensis CBS 8507 chromosome 1 map unlocalized Ctg02, whole genome shotgun sequence includes the following:
- a CDS encoding histone deacetylase RPD3, which produces MEPILGESKRRVCYFFDSDIGNYHYGPGHPMKPTRIRMCHSLVMNYGLYKKMEIFRAKPATKREMSQFHTDEYVDFLHRINPDNAQQFAKEQVKYNVGDDCPIFDGLFEYCSISAGGSMEGAARLSRDKCDIAVNWAGGLHHAKKAEASGFCYVNDIVLGILELLRYHQRVLYIDIDVHHGDGVEEAFYTTDRVMTCSFHKYGEFFPGTGEVRDNGIGKGKGYAVNVPLRDGINDQNYQDIFQPVIKRVIEWYQPGAIVLQCGSDSLSGDRLGSFNLSMKGHAACVQFVKSFHLPLLLLGGGGYTVKSVSRTWAYETGLAAGVELQKNIPNNEYWEYYGPTYELDVRPSNMTDHNTPEYLQKVKEAVFEVLRDKNAAPSVPLQDVPKLRHDDEDDNELEDTEDKDVRRPMRLWDKEKQNENSLSDSEDEGTGGRKHRQSYKNSNGSGSASGSVHKKRRSRSPPIAPMTGTGAQVNGLGTSSTSTNGAVGGINIENWASSVPPSDSTSSAIPVSTAPTTSAAEVNGNGNGVGNGEDIEMTDSSNQPEQITSTTTD
- a CDS encoding PHD finger-like domain-containing protein 5A; this translates as MCRRQPGIAIGRMCEKCDGKCPICDSYVRPMTIVRICDECSFGTAAGKCIICSSPAISDAYYCTECTRLEKDRDGCPRIINMGASRVDAFYERKKLGLEKGGGFKKG